Proteins encoded by one window of Arachis hypogaea cultivar Tifrunner chromosome 1, arahy.Tifrunner.gnm2.J5K5, whole genome shotgun sequence:
- the LOC112699422 gene encoding uncharacterized protein: protein MANQGAKKRKEENARHMARLRQVIIACNVIYVLVRMLFFHSTFTWKHWIGLIVTSLAYFIPYKQLAKMATPSYDDDGELLDGGFDMTTGGVCGYLHDVIYITCFVQVMSIISGKFWYTYLVIPAFGAYQSFGFIKGFLPGRSEEPYEDEKTRKKREKMEKKASRPKFVKTRTR, encoded by the exons atggCGAATCAAGGCGCTAAGAAACGCAAGGAAGAGAACGCTCGTCACATGGCTAGGCTTCGCCAAGTTATCATAGCCTGCAAC gTAATCTATGTATTAGTGAGGATGTTGTTCTTCCATTCCACATTCACCTGGAAGCACTGGATTGGACTAATTGTGACATCTCTGGCATATTTTATACCATATAAACAACTTGCTAAGATGGCGACGCCAAGTTATGATGACGATGGTGAACTTTTAGATGGTGGTTTTGATATGACTACTGGTGGAGTTTGTGG CTATTTACATGATGTTATCTACATAACATGCTTTGTGCAAGTTATGTCTATCATCTCTGGAAAATTTTGGTACACATATCTTGTG ATACCAGCTTTTGGAGCATACCAATCTTTTGGCTTCATTAAAGGGTTTTTGCCAGGACGTTCAGAG GAACCATATGAAGATGAAAAGACCCgcaagaagagggaaaagatggAGAAGAAAGCATCCAGGCCTAAGTTCGTCAAGACAAGAACTAGATAG
- the LOC112699391 gene encoding autophagy-related protein 18b has protein sequence MANQSSSSSCPILCASFNQDHTCFAIGTRDGFRIFDTNSGRLCYQRFVGGFVIVEMLFSSSLLAIVGAGDKPSLSPRRLCLFNTTTSAALRELNFLTSILAVRMNRQRLVVILQDKAYIYELNSLKILETIDTVPNIKGICAFSTSLDACYLALPASTTKGSALLYNVMDRHLHCEIEAHRSPLVAMILSSNGMYIATASEQGTIIRVHLVSDATKSYSFRRGSYPSTIYSLSFGPSKQLPDILAASSSSGSVHVFTLAHASQPRLKRSSSILGSIIPDAVSDVLDPAFHHVLHNVVPAGIKSYAVIRKVDNVTDSSTSELLACRAIMSVITYNGQFKEYNLSVDAHNDLTWSLGREFNLLTVTLDKAVIS, from the exons ATGGCGAACCAGTCATCTTCATCTTCGTGCCCTATCCTCTGCGCTTCTTTCAACCAGGACCACAC TTGCTTCGCAATTGGCACCAGAGATGGATTCAGAATATTTGATACCAATTCAGGAAGGCTCTGCTACCAAAGAT TTGTTGGAGGTTTTGTTATTGTTGAGATGTTGTTCAGCTCAAGTCTTCTTGCTATTGTTGGAGCTGGTGATAAG CCATCTCTGTCCCCACGCCGTCTCTGTTTATTTAATACAACCACTTCTGCTGCTCTTAGGGAATTGAACTTTCTAACTTCAATACTTGCTGTTCGCATGAATAGACAAAG ACTCGTTGTCATTTTACAAGACAAAGcttatatatatgaattaaataGCCTCAAAATCTTGGAGACTATTGACACAGTGCCAAACATTAAAG GGATATGCGCATTTTCCACTTCTTTGGATGCTTGCTATTTGGCTCTTCCTGCTAGCACCACCAAAGGATCTGCATTGTTGTATAATGTCATGGATCGTCACTTACACTGTGAG ATTGAGGCTCATCGTTCACCACTGGTTGCAATGATTCTTTCATCAAATGGAATGTATATAGCCACAGCTTCCGAGCAAGGAACCATAATCAGAGTTCATTTGGTTTCAGATGCAACAAAG TCATATAGCTTTCGAAGGGGGTCTTATCCATCGACTATTTATTCTTTGTCATTTGGGCCGTCAAAGCAGCTTCCGGATATTCTTGCAGCCTCGAGTTCTTCTGGTTCTGTTCATGTTTTTACTCTTGCACATGCTTCACAACCAAG ACTCAAGAGATCGAGTAGTATTCTTGGATCAATTATTCCTGATGCTGTAAGCGATGTGCTCGATCCTGCTTTTCATCATGTACTTCATAATGTTGTTCCTGCAGGGATCAAAAG TTATGCTGTAATTCGCAAGGTTGATAATGTCACTGACTCCTCAACATCTGAACTTTTAGCTTGTAG GGCCATTATGTCTGTAATAACATATAACGGTCAGTTCAAGGAATACAACTTAAGCGTTGATGCCCACAATGATCTAACTTGGTCTCTGGGACGTGAATTCAATCTTTTGACAGTGACTCTGGACAAGGCTGTCATTTCATGA